DNA sequence from the Thermomicrobiales bacterium genome:
CGGAGGGGATGATTGGCGGTGTCACCTGGTCTGCCGAACCACCAGGGCGTCCATATTTCGAGGATGGTGCCTTCGCGATTGCGACTTACACTCTCTTCGACATCAATTCGTCTCAATTCTTCCCCGAGACTGGGTACACAGTGTCTGGAGAGTTCCTCTTTACATGGCAGCAGGCGGGCGGCTTGTCGGTCTTCGGCTACCCCCTGACCGACGCTCACATGGAGCAGAACCCTGACACTGGCGAGGACGTACTCGTCCAGTACTTCGAGCGCCAGCGCTTTGAGCTGCACCCGGAATTCGCTGGTACGCCGTATCTCGTACTGCTCGGTCGCCTTGGCGATGAGCTGTTACAGGCGCAGGGCCGCGACTGGCAGTCGGAGCCGGGCGCTGATCCGGGTGATCCGCACTACTTCCCTGAGACCGGGCACGCCATCGCGCCGGAATTCTGGCAGTACTGGTCGCAATACGGGCTGGACTTCGGCGACCAACCTGCCTATTCGATTTATAGCTTCCGCGAGTCGCTGGCGCTCTTCGGCTATCCGCTGACCGAGCCAGCAGTCGAGACGAACGCCGACGGGGATACTGTCCTGACCCAGTACTTCGAACGTGCCGTGTTTGAGTTCCATCCGGAGAATCCGCAGCAGTGGCAGGTGCTGCTGCGTCGCACAGGTGCCGAGGTGCTGGCCGCACAATGAGTTCGGCTGTCGGTCCCTCCTTAGGGACAACCCGAGGCATGTCCTACGAACTGAGAGACGGCGTCGTTATCGCGCTGAGGTCTTCTTCGCCTGCCCCTATTCCCCCTCCTCAAAGAACAGCGCATCGACGAAGGCTTCGTGGTTGAACTCGGCGAAGTCGGTGACTTTCTCGCCGGTGCCGACGTAGGAGATCGGCGTGCCCAACTCGCGTGAGATAGCGAAGGCGATGCCGCCGCGGGCGGTGCCGTCGAGCTTGGCGATGGCGATGTCGGTGACGTCGGTCGCTTCGGCGAACTTCTGTGCCTGGACGAGGCCGTTCTGGCCAGTCGTCGCGTCGATGACGAGCAGGACTTCCTGCGGGGCGTTCGGCACGTAGCGCTGCATGACCTTGCGGATCTTGGTCAGCTCGGCCATCAGGTCGTGCTTGGTGTGCAGCCGACCGGCGGTGTCGACGATGAGGATGTCGGCGTTGCGGTTGTGTGCCGCCTGCATGCCGTCGAAGACGACCGCGCCCGGATCGGCACCTGGTCCGTGGGCGACGATCGGCACGCCGATGCGCTCGCCCCAGACCTTCAGCTGGTCGATCGCTGCCGCGCGGAACGTGTCACCGGCGACGAGCATGACGGTGCGGCCGCGGGACTTATGAAAATTGGCCAGCTTGGCGATGGTCGTCGTCTTGCCGGTGCCGTTGACGCCGACGACGAGGATGACGAACGGCACGCCGCGCTGGAAGATCTTGACCTTGCGGTTCTTGGTTGCGTTCTCCAGCAGCTTGACCATCTCGTCGCGGAGGAATGATCGGGCGATGGCCGGGTCGGTGATGTGCTCGCGGCGGATGTCCTCGCGCAACGCCTCGACGACATCCATCGTCGTATCGACGCCGAGGTCGGCCTGGATGAGCAGTGCTTCCAGATCCTCGAACAGCTCCTCATCAATGGCGCTGCGGTCGAAGAGGGCGGTGATGTCGGCGAAGATGCCACGCCGCGTCTTCTTCAGCCCCTCTTCGAGCTCCGGCTGAACCTCGGTACGACGTTGAAAGATGCGCCTGAGAATCACGATTGCTCCTTGGTGTGTGACGAGGTTGTGCAGATGGAATCAGTGAAATGCCGCGCCGGTTGAGGGCGCGGCGCACGTCGCAAGTATACGCCGCTGCCGGTGCGGCTATCATCAGGGGCGGTGGAGGGTAACCGATGATCTGGCCCTTTGGTCGCCGAAAACGCAAGATCCGCGACGCCCGGCGGCAGTATCGCGACGCGGCAGCCGAGCTGCGG
Encoded proteins:
- the ftsY gene encoding signal recognition particle-docking protein FtsY — encoded protein: MILRRIFQRRTEVQPELEEGLKKTRRGIFADITALFDRSAIDEELFEDLEALLIQADLGVDTTMDVVEALREDIRREHITDPAIARSFLRDEMVKLLENATKNRKVKIFQRGVPFVILVVGVNGTGKTTTIAKLANFHKSRGRTVMLVAGDTFRAAAIDQLKVWGERIGVPIVAHGPGADPGAVVFDGMQAAHNRNADILIVDTAGRLHTKHDLMAELTKIRKVMQRYVPNAPQEVLLVIDATTGQNGLVQAQKFAEATDVTDIAIAKLDGTARGGIAFAISRELGTPISYVGTGEKVTDFAEFNHEAFVDALFFEEGE